A portion of the Terriglobales bacterium genome contains these proteins:
- a CDS encoding DUF4337 domain-containing protein yields MEPSELKEAEERAEVQGEKRIGVTMAVVAVFLALATMLAHRMHTEEVVLQTRAADQWGYYQAKNSRSHMYEADSRLAMLTASGKDLASQLAGTGKKESEDAERIRQKAEHLEAETESAAHRATYFDVAEVMLEVSLVLCSVTLLTTLSVFWLSSFISTLAGLGLILFGMMR; encoded by the coding sequence ATGGAGCCCAGTGAGCTTAAGGAAGCAGAAGAACGCGCTGAGGTTCAGGGTGAGAAGCGCATTGGCGTAACCATGGCCGTGGTTGCGGTCTTTCTTGCCCTGGCGACGATGCTTGCCCACAGAATGCACACCGAAGAGGTGGTCTTGCAAACTCGCGCAGCCGATCAGTGGGGATACTACCAGGCAAAAAACTCGCGCTCACATATGTACGAAGCCGATTCCAGGCTGGCGATGCTGACAGCATCGGGCAAAGATCTGGCGAGTCAACTGGCGGGAACCGGCAAGAAGGAATCGGAAGACGCAGAAAGGATCCGGCAAAAAGCTGAACACCTCGAAGCGGAGACGGAGTCTGCAGCCCACCGCGCCACATACTTTGACGTTGCCGAAGTCATGCTGGAGGTCAGTCTCGTACTCTGCTCAGTAACACTACTGACGACATTGTCAGTGTTCTGGCTCTCGTCCTTTATTAGCACTCTCGCCGGACTTGGATTGATTCTGTTTGGGATGATGCGTTGA
- a CDS encoding dihydroorotate dehydrogenase, whose protein sequence is MSSPALPRSGPDLSISFCGLTFKNPIIAASGTFGYGVEFEDIVALDKLGGFVVKGLSLEPMAGNPPPRMFETAAGMLNAIGLQNIGAEAFLREKLPILARKKNLIVIANVFGYAREDYEAVIRILNEGENISAYELNVSCPNTKQGGISFGSDVHALEEVVSACKRLSRRPLIVKLSPNVTSIPLMAKVAEEAGADAISLINTFVALAIDPETRKPRISNITAGLSGPAIKPIALRMVYEASRAVNIPVIGMGGIATGSDVVEFLLAGAAAVQVGTASYFDPCATEHIIDQLYRWCIEHRVRDVKELIGGLKVEG, encoded by the coding sequence ATGAGCTCCCCTGCATTACCGCGCAGCGGCCCCGATCTCAGCATTAGTTTCTGCGGCCTGACTTTCAAAAACCCAATCATCGCCGCGAGCGGGACCTTCGGATACGGCGTAGAGTTCGAAGACATCGTCGCACTCGACAAGCTCGGCGGCTTTGTCGTTAAGGGACTCTCACTTGAGCCGATGGCCGGCAATCCTCCGCCACGCATGTTCGAGACAGCCGCAGGCATGCTCAACGCAATTGGGCTGCAGAACATTGGCGCCGAAGCTTTCCTGCGCGAGAAGCTTCCCATTCTGGCACGCAAAAAGAACCTGATCGTTATCGCTAACGTCTTCGGCTATGCGCGAGAGGACTACGAAGCCGTAATCCGCATCCTGAATGAAGGCGAAAACATCTCAGCTTACGAACTGAACGTATCCTGTCCTAACACAAAGCAGGGCGGCATTAGTTTCGGCAGTGACGTACATGCATTGGAAGAAGTAGTATCCGCCTGTAAGCGGCTCTCGCGGCGTCCCCTGATCGTGAAACTGTCACCTAACGTGACCAGCATCCCTCTGATGGCCAAGGTGGCCGAAGAGGCCGGGGCGGACGCAATTTCGTTGATCAATACTTTCGTTGCGCTCGCGATCGATCCTGAAACCCGCAAGCCGCGTATCTCGAATATTACTGCCGGCCTCTCGGGTCCCGCGATCAAGCCGATCGCTCTGCGCATGGTGTATGAGGCCTCCCGCGCGGTGAACATCCCGGTCATCGGCATGGGTGGAATCGCGACCGGCAGTGACGTCGTAGAGTTTTTGCTCGCAGGCGCAGCCGCAGTTCAGGTTGGCACTGCAAGCTACTTCGATCCCTGCGCGACCGAACACATCATCGATCAGCTCTATCGCTGGTGCATCGAGCATCGCGTGAGAGATGTGAAGGAGCTGATCGGCGGACTGAAAGTTGAAGGGTGA
- a CDS encoding LacI family DNA-binding transcriptional regulator, producing MAGKNHNSSRNGNGDRVTLKHLAQHLELSPTTISVVISDSPLAATIAEKTKKRIWEAVRQFNYRPNVFARYLHGKRTYCVAVLVPDIGDEFSSSLISGIEKRLAQQGYFYFVVSHRGAPELIEKSPDTLLDRGVEGMIFINTPLGRNLPVPVVAVSDITEASDVSSIVIDNARAARLALKHLRTLGHRKIAFFRGPEGNGDTEDRWESVQKAAADLRIRISPRLTRGLGKYPECNDTTMADLGYHAAKELLKASRDFTALVAFNDGSAIGAIRAFRDAGLKVPKDVSVIGFDDIDQAAFNVPRLTTIRQPLIRMGELAANTLIKRIEHPEEKPAEILVEPMLVVRESTRALASTEMTPGNSRGRKTARS from the coding sequence ATGGCGGGGAAAAACCATAATTCATCCCGGAATGGGAACGGCGACCGGGTCACGCTGAAGCATCTCGCGCAACATCTGGAGCTTTCGCCCACTACGATTTCCGTGGTTATCAGCGACTCCCCACTGGCTGCTACCATTGCGGAAAAGACGAAGAAAAGAATCTGGGAGGCCGTGCGGCAATTCAATTACCGGCCGAACGTCTTTGCGCGCTACCTGCATGGTAAGCGGACTTATTGCGTCGCGGTCCTCGTCCCGGATATCGGCGATGAGTTTTCTTCATCGCTGATCAGCGGAATTGAGAAGCGGCTTGCCCAGCAGGGCTACTTCTATTTCGTAGTAAGCCACCGAGGTGCTCCCGAGCTGATCGAGAAGTCGCCGGACACGCTTTTGGACCGCGGAGTTGAAGGCATGATCTTCATCAACACTCCGCTGGGACGCAATCTGCCGGTACCCGTGGTTGCTGTCTCTGACATCACCGAAGCCTCAGACGTGAGCAGCATCGTCATCGACAATGCCCGTGCCGCGCGGTTGGCGCTCAAGCATTTGCGTACCCTGGGACATCGCAAAATCGCGTTCTTCCGCGGTCCCGAGGGCAATGGCGATACCGAAGATCGATGGGAGAGCGTGCAGAAAGCGGCGGCTGACCTACGTATTCGGATTTCTCCCAGGTTGACGCGCGGGTTAGGCAAGTATCCCGAATGTAACGACACCACCATGGCCGACCTGGGCTATCACGCGGCAAAAGAGCTGTTGAAGGCTTCGCGCGATTTCACTGCTCTTGTCGCCTTCAATGACGGTTCTGCCATCGGAGCGATTCGCGCATTTCGCGATGCCGGCCTCAAAGTGCCGAAAGACGTCTCGGTGATCGGCTTCGATGACATCGACCAGGCTGCCTTCAACGTGCCTCGATTGACGACCATTCGCCAACCGCTGATTCGTATGGGTGAGCTGGCGGCAAACACGCTGATCAAGAGAATCGAGCATCCCGAGGAAAAGCCTGCCGAGATCCTGGTTGAACCCATGCTTGTAGTTCGTGAATCTACGCGCGCTCTTGCCAGCACTGAAATGACTCCAGGCAACTCGCGAGGGCGTAAAACCGCGCGGTCCTGA
- a CDS encoding carboxypeptidase regulatory-like domain-containing protein, whose translation MKLSSTYAESLIQAAKPRRKHFLLILSLVLGMSAVQAFAQDATLVGTVTDSSGAVVPNAAITITNMATGQSRKLTSNDAGQYVASALPIGNYDVKVQASGFSLADTTGVVLNVADRRRVDFTLKVGATQTSITVEAAPIVVKTENGEVSSIITGEQITQLETNGRSLYSIVNLTPGASSLQGDFQVPTPMGGDQNVAFNGQRVAHNLYMIDGAEAADRGGSGAIVMPSIDAIAEFRQLTSNYSAEYGLSSSATVTSALKSGTRTLHAAAWWFGRNDAFNARNFFTPRFNANGSENKMPKLRFNTYGFNVGGPVKFKSGSEPKTFFFYNMEWRDLIQGGALRTNVPFTSTYGGNMNDALNFGGVLNTGQTTLHVPNFSTLSSSQQAKFTAAGLSSGQPFPNNTIPASLLDPNAQALLKAGIFPAPTSGRTFIGGADSPTNVKEELVRVDHTFNEKFSVFGHFIAEQILQTDIPTRWSGGANLPTVFDTFGNPSYSGVVHATHIIGPTLLNEVAFNYGGNRINILPAGKYKLTDTGFSQHKLFGSPTDVTPIINLNAGGKTGSRYDANWWPWSNVADSYQIRDDLSWTRGAHQFKFGAGWLNFRKLQPLQTTTQGNFGFNGNFTGYDFADFLLGLSSGYSEAALKDDRNWNSVSWFGYVQDNWHATRRLTLNLGLRWDGMPHTAEINGQMSNFYPALYNPANAPLFANTNGTAICAGAGIPNSSCTAASPALATGPNPALNGLLQYANGLGVPGQTPGVTNALVDNHWNNFGPRLGFAYDLTGRGTTVLRGGLGIMFERIQGNDMYQAGGNNLFGGSASISNVSLSDPHVGVDQTNATISSATLPVTVNSIQELDAKHYKNPTSYQYSLGIQHQLGRQTVLSTSYVGNQNRYLSFRQELNLPNASLLPTFITNSTAAAQYNKAVPFLGYRSINVDQNGANSNYNSLQVELRSKIRDLSLQGAYTWSRALDPTTGTGGDGFDLNNTSNPYLGWKNDWGPSIFDRTHVAFVNFIYNVPFFRSSSNNLLKNTVGGWELSGIVTMETGAPINLGVSGNNVCQTVQNCSVRPNQVGAISYPHTATTLSSGNNTIQWFDPSAFAINLIPGSTTAIFGNMRKNALRGPGRDNWNMALFKNIAFTERLHTELRFEAYNIWNHTQFRGDVNGGGINSAIGGTDVGKITSANDARTLQLGAKVIF comes from the coding sequence ATGAAGCTTTCGTCCACGTATGCCGAGAGTCTTATTCAGGCCGCGAAGCCGCGCCGCAAACACTTTCTCCTGATACTCAGTTTGGTTTTGGGAATGTCTGCCGTGCAGGCCTTTGCGCAAGACGCCACACTCGTAGGCACAGTCACTGACAGTTCGGGAGCGGTAGTCCCGAATGCCGCGATCACTATTACCAACATGGCAACGGGGCAGTCCCGTAAACTGACGAGCAATGATGCTGGTCAATACGTTGCGAGCGCACTGCCGATCGGGAACTATGACGTAAAAGTCCAGGCCTCCGGCTTCAGCCTGGCAGACACGACCGGAGTCGTGCTGAACGTAGCCGACCGTCGACGCGTCGACTTCACTCTCAAGGTCGGCGCAACCCAGACGTCGATCACGGTCGAAGCTGCTCCCATTGTCGTCAAGACTGAGAACGGCGAGGTCAGCAGCATCATTACCGGCGAGCAGATCACGCAGCTCGAGACTAACGGTCGCAGCCTGTACTCCATCGTCAACCTGACTCCAGGAGCGAGCAGCCTGCAAGGGGACTTCCAAGTTCCGACTCCAATGGGCGGCGACCAGAACGTAGCCTTTAACGGTCAACGCGTAGCCCACAACTTGTACATGATCGATGGCGCCGAAGCTGCAGATAGAGGCGGTTCAGGCGCGATTGTGATGCCTTCCATCGATGCTATTGCCGAGTTTCGGCAGTTGACCTCCAACTACAGCGCGGAATACGGGCTGTCATCTTCGGCAACCGTGACTTCGGCGCTCAAGTCCGGCACCAGGACGCTGCATGCCGCAGCCTGGTGGTTCGGGCGCAACGATGCCTTCAACGCTCGAAATTTCTTTACTCCAAGATTCAACGCGAACGGCTCAGAAAACAAGATGCCGAAGCTGCGGTTTAACACTTACGGCTTCAACGTTGGTGGTCCAGTCAAATTCAAGAGCGGCTCTGAGCCCAAGACGTTTTTCTTTTACAACATGGAGTGGCGCGATCTGATTCAGGGCGGCGCCCTGCGGACGAATGTGCCATTTACCAGCACCTATGGCGGTAATATGAACGACGCCCTCAACTTTGGCGGCGTTCTCAACACCGGCCAGACCACGCTGCACGTACCCAACTTCTCCACGCTCTCTTCCTCGCAGCAAGCGAAGTTCACCGCTGCCGGTCTCAGTTCGGGTCAGCCCTTCCCTAACAATACGATCCCCGCATCTCTGCTCGATCCCAACGCGCAGGCGTTACTTAAGGCCGGAATATTCCCAGCTCCCACTTCGGGACGCACATTCATTGGCGGCGCCGATTCACCCACAAACGTGAAAGAGGAACTGGTCCGGGTTGACCATACCTTCAACGAGAAGTTTTCTGTCTTCGGCCACTTCATCGCAGAGCAGATTCTGCAGACCGACATTCCCACGCGCTGGAGTGGCGGCGCTAACTTGCCGACCGTTTTCGATACGTTTGGCAATCCGTCGTACAGCGGGGTTGTTCATGCTACGCACATCATCGGTCCAACATTGCTCAACGAAGTGGCGTTTAACTACGGCGGAAACCGGATCAACATCCTTCCCGCCGGCAAATACAAGCTCACAGATACAGGTTTCTCCCAGCACAAGCTCTTCGGCAGCCCGACAGACGTTACTCCAATCATCAATCTGAACGCGGGTGGAAAGACTGGGTCGCGTTACGATGCGAACTGGTGGCCCTGGAGCAACGTTGCCGACAGCTATCAGATTCGCGATGATCTCTCTTGGACACGCGGCGCACATCAGTTCAAGTTTGGCGCCGGCTGGCTAAACTTCCGGAAGCTGCAACCATTGCAGACCACCACGCAGGGAAACTTCGGATTCAACGGGAATTTCACTGGCTATGATTTTGCCGACTTCCTGCTCGGTCTCTCCAGCGGCTACAGCGAAGCTGCTCTCAAAGACGACCGAAACTGGAACAGCGTTTCCTGGTTTGGATACGTGCAGGACAACTGGCATGCCACCAGGCGTCTGACGCTGAACCTCGGCCTGCGCTGGGACGGAATGCCGCACACGGCAGAAATCAACGGACAGATGTCGAACTTCTATCCGGCTCTGTACAACCCGGCGAATGCTCCGCTGTTCGCAAATACCAACGGTACGGCGATCTGCGCTGGAGCTGGTATTCCGAATTCCTCCTGCACAGCTGCGAGCCCAGCGTTGGCCACCGGTCCCAACCCTGCACTCAATGGGCTCTTGCAATATGCAAATGGTCTTGGCGTGCCCGGCCAGACTCCTGGGGTAACCAACGCCCTGGTGGACAATCATTGGAACAACTTCGGTCCTCGGTTGGGCTTCGCCTACGATCTGACGGGACGTGGAACGACGGTGCTTCGTGGAGGACTCGGCATCATGTTCGAGCGCATCCAGGGCAACGATATGTACCAGGCTGGCGGGAATAACCTGTTCGGTGGATCAGCTTCGATAAGCAACGTTTCTCTCTCCGATCCCCACGTCGGGGTTGATCAAACCAACGCAACAATCAGCAGCGCGACTCTTCCGGTTACGGTTAACAGCATTCAGGAGCTCGACGCCAAACACTACAAGAATCCAACCAGCTATCAGTACAGTCTTGGCATTCAACACCAGCTTGGCCGGCAAACTGTATTGTCCACATCGTATGTAGGAAACCAAAACCGGTATTTGAGCTTCCGGCAGGAACTCAATTTGCCCAATGCAAGCCTGCTGCCGACCTTCATCACCAATTCAACGGCAGCCGCGCAGTACAACAAGGCCGTTCCCTTTTTGGGATACCGCAGCATCAATGTAGACCAAAATGGAGCGAACTCGAACTATAACTCGCTTCAAGTTGAGTTGCGATCGAAGATACGTGACCTCTCACTGCAGGGAGCGTACACGTGGTCTCGCGCTCTGGATCCCACAACCGGCACCGGCGGCGATGGTTTTGATCTCAACAACACGTCGAATCCGTATCTCGGATGGAAAAACGATTGGGGTCCGTCGATCTTCGACCGTACCCATGTTGCATTCGTCAACTTCATCTACAACGTTCCATTCTTCCGCTCCAGTTCCAACAATTTGCTGAAGAACACCGTCGGAGGATGGGAGTTGTCAGGAATCGTGACGATGGAAACGGGCGCGCCGATCAACCTTGGCGTCTCCGGTAACAATGTGTGCCAAACGGTTCAGAACTGCTCCGTGCGGCCAAATCAGGTTGGAGCGATCAGCTATCCCCACACAGCGACAACCTTGAGTAGTGGAAACAACACGATTCAATGGTTTGATCCCTCAGCCTTTGCCATCAATCTCATACCGGGCAGCACAACCGCGATCTTCGGCAACATGCGCAAGAACGCGTTACGCGGTCCCGGGCGAGACAACTGGAACATGGCGCTCTTCAAGAACATCGCCTTCACCGAGCGTCTACACACCGAACTCCGTTTCGAGGCCTACAACATTTGGAACCACACGCAGTTCCGCGGAGACGTAAATGGTGGAGGTATCAACAGCGCGATCGGCGGTACTGACGTTGGTAAGATCACCAGCGCCAACGATGCTCGAACTCTGCAGCTCGGAGCGAAGGTGATCTTTTAG
- a CDS encoding cupin domain-containing protein, giving the protein MDDKNDNNEISRRGFLELGSAAVAGVAGILAINDVAAAQSSSGEVKTGRTTRVSDPGPTNKALDAANRDVSVPPLTDAGGVPTFKYPFSLSNRRVFEGGWSREVTVRELPVSKSMAGVNMRLTAGGVRELHWHTAAEWAIMLYGSARITAIDNEGRSFVRDTEQGDLWYFPTGIPHSIQGLGPDGAEFLLVFDDGDFSEYATVLLSDIVTHTPKEVLLKNFGISKQSVDQMFNGELFIFQAPMPGSLGDDQKLAAGKLGPSPHDFSFRTSQLAPAKKTKGGEVLIVDSNTFKVSTTIAAAIVTIHPGGMRELHWHQNADEWQYFISGTGRMTVLSTGHRARTMNFEAGDVGYVQHTLPHYIENTGNTDLRFLEMFKASRYQDLSLSEWLAHTPPELVMAHLSIDRAAYDAIPREKAVILPE; this is encoded by the coding sequence ATGGACGACAAGAACGATAACAACGAGATTTCGCGCCGTGGTTTTCTCGAACTCGGCTCGGCCGCAGTGGCAGGCGTTGCGGGAATTCTGGCCATAAACGATGTTGCGGCAGCGCAGTCATCGTCAGGAGAAGTAAAGACCGGCAGAACGACGCGCGTGAGCGATCCCGGTCCGACAAACAAAGCTCTTGATGCCGCCAATCGGGATGTAAGTGTCCCGCCCTTGACTGACGCCGGTGGTGTGCCCACTTTTAAGTATCCGTTCTCGCTCTCCAACCGGCGCGTCTTCGAAGGTGGATGGTCGCGCGAGGTCACAGTCCGAGAGCTGCCTGTTTCCAAATCCATGGCCGGAGTGAACATGAGACTCACGGCTGGCGGCGTTCGTGAGCTGCATTGGCACACCGCCGCTGAGTGGGCCATCATGCTTTACGGCTCCGCAAGAATCACCGCCATCGATAACGAAGGCCGAAGTTTTGTCCGGGACACGGAGCAGGGCGATCTCTGGTACTTTCCGACCGGCATTCCCCACTCCATCCAGGGACTCGGCCCTGATGGCGCAGAATTTTTGCTGGTATTCGACGACGGCGACTTCTCCGAGTACGCGACGGTGCTGCTGTCTGACATCGTGACGCATACGCCGAAGGAGGTCCTGCTAAAGAATTTTGGAATCTCCAAGCAATCTGTCGATCAGATGTTCAACGGCGAACTCTTCATCTTCCAGGCTCCAATGCCCGGCTCGCTCGGAGACGATCAAAAGCTTGCTGCAGGAAAGCTTGGTCCATCGCCCCACGATTTCTCGTTTCGAACCAGCCAACTTGCGCCCGCGAAGAAAACAAAAGGTGGCGAGGTTCTCATTGTTGACTCGAACACGTTCAAGGTATCAACAACGATCGCCGCGGCAATCGTGACGATCCATCCTGGGGGCATGCGGGAACTGCACTGGCACCAGAACGCCGACGAATGGCAATATTTCATCAGCGGCACGGGCAGGATGACCGTGCTTTCCACCGGCCACCGCGCTCGCACGATGAATTTTGAAGCCGGCGACGTGGGTTATGTGCAACACACGTTACCGCATTACATCGAGAACACCGGCAACACAGACCTTCGATTTCTGGAAATGTTCAAGGCGAGCCGATATCAGGATCTCTCGCTTTCCGAGTGGCTGGCGCACACTCCTCCGGAACTCGTGATGGCGCACCTGAGCATCGACAGAGCTGCTTACGATGCGATCCCGAGGGAGAAAGCAGTCATCTTGCCGGAATGA
- a CDS encoding tetratricopeptide repeat protein codes for MKLRVSISLIALLWLAPAQAQTMPSDATALERQGRLADATKAWRAVTAQNPRDAAAFASLGVVLSKQQEYEEAVVAYRQALALDPKLNGIQLNLGLALFKLGKFQAAIAPFRAALAADPKNMQARTLLGMSYYGARQFDAAAKQLELATKADPANLELQQMLAQSCLFVKNYPCAIDTFRHILQQNPDSAAIHMLLGGALDSSDRTLDAITEFKQAARVAPREPNVHFGLGFLYWKSNRFDEAKQEFENELANDPANAQAIGYLGDIEMKRTNPDGAVPLLKKALQLKPDLRMAYMDLGTIYTRQKNYADAIDALQHARDLDPAEPDAHYRLARIYQTLGKTEDSRREFAKVEQHYQKKDESLIEKLPQPPQPR; via the coding sequence ATGAAGCTCCGGGTGTCGATATCTCTGATCGCTCTTCTGTGGCTTGCTCCTGCCCAGGCACAGACGATGCCTTCTGACGCAACGGCTCTCGAGCGCCAGGGAAGGCTTGCGGACGCAACCAAGGCGTGGCGCGCCGTCACAGCACAGAATCCCCGTGACGCTGCGGCCTTCGCGAGCCTGGGCGTCGTGCTATCCAAACAGCAAGAATACGAGGAAGCGGTCGTTGCCTATCGACAGGCTCTCGCGCTAGATCCAAAGCTGAATGGGATTCAACTCAATCTTGGCTTAGCTCTCTTCAAGCTGGGCAAGTTCCAGGCAGCGATCGCCCCATTTCGCGCTGCGCTGGCAGCAGATCCGAAAAACATGCAGGCGAGAACTCTGCTTGGTATGAGCTATTACGGAGCCAGGCAGTTCGACGCGGCCGCTAAACAACTGGAACTTGCAACGAAGGCCGATCCAGCGAATCTCGAGCTGCAACAGATGCTGGCTCAGAGTTGTTTGTTCGTGAAGAACTATCCCTGCGCGATCGATACATTCCGTCACATCCTCCAACAGAATCCTGACTCGGCAGCCATTCACATGCTGCTTGGCGGAGCTTTGGATAGTTCGGATCGAACGCTGGACGCGATCACCGAATTCAAGCAGGCAGCGCGAGTTGCTCCACGAGAGCCTAATGTTCATTTCGGACTCGGCTTCCTGTATTGGAAGTCGAATCGCTTCGATGAGGCAAAGCAGGAGTTCGAGAATGAACTCGCCAACGATCCGGCTAACGCGCAGGCGATCGGCTATCTCGGCGATATAGAAATGAAGAGGACGAATCCGGACGGAGCCGTTCCTCTGCTTAAGAAGGCACTTCAGTTAAAACCTGATCTGCGGATGGCATACATGGATCTGGGCACAATCTACACGCGTCAGAAAAACTATGCCGATGCCATCGACGCACTTCAGCACGCCCGGGACCTCGATCCGGCCGAACCTGACGCGCACTATCGGCTGGCGCGCATTTACCAGACCTTGGGGAAAACCGAAGATTCACGGAGGGAATTCGCCAAGGTAGAGCAGCATTATCAGAAGAAGGACGAAAGCCTCATCGAAAAGCTGCCCCAGCCACCTCAGCCGCGTTGA